The genomic window tcatcataactctTACCAAACATCAGAGCCAGAAACCAGTTTTCATCTCTTAACTTTCTTTTCAACCTTGTTGTTTCAGTGGTGAGAGAACAACACGGGGACGGTTCCGGTCAGGCTTCAGTGCATTCCCAAATGACGTCCACGATGATGATGAGTACAGCCAGGAACGAGGATGAGGAGGATAGTGGCAGCAGCATGGACATCCCCACTGGGGGCCAGCGAAAGAGAAATGTCAGTACATGAGTACTTTGTAATCAGTTTGCTTTTCAGCAAACGCGTACATTTTGACTGTTCAATTCAACAACCATGCAAAAGATTTGAACACAAACTGATGTCATGCCTTTGTTTTTGCATTGCTTTTAACGAAGTGGTGGCCAAGtagtaacgcgtctgcctaggaagccagagaatctgagcgcattggttcgaatcccacagtcgccagtattttctccgcctccattagatcttgagtggtggtctggacgctagtcagtcggatgagacgataaagggaggtctcgtgtgcagcttgcacggcaacaaaagggttgtccatggcaaaattttgtagaaaaatccacttcgataggaaaacaaataaacttgaaGGCAGAAAAGAATACtaaagaaaaaatgggtggcattcttagtgtagcgaggcgctcttcaagggaagagcagcccgaatttcacacaaagaaaattgttgtgacaaaaagagtaatgcaataaaacacaaagaaatgTTCTTCTCGTTTTTGCCTTTGATTAGAAGAGTAAACGATACGCATTTGACATTACATTTCAGCAGAAAGATGACTGGTGCAATATTGACTTTGTATTTCAAAACTGAGATGCTTATATTTTGATTTTCACCAGAAAGGACAGTGATGATTGGTTAACTGATTGATTTACTGATGTGCAGGCTGACGTCGAACCAGACGATGAGAGAGAActgaagagacagaaaaacagggagGCTGCCAAAAGATGCCGTGACAAGAAACAAAAGCAGACAGAAGATCTCAAACACGTAAGTTGCCTCCACATGGAAGCCATATGAGGTCATTTAGCGATGCAACTATCATctacattttcattttcatcaccAGGGAGCCTtggtacccctcccccctccccgccaccacagagagagagagagagagagagagagagagagattcaatattTTTGATGGTTTATTCCCGTAACGTCTTTTTGGGAATGTGAACTATACATAAACATTAATAATCATGAAGAGAAACATTCAAGAAGATACAATCACAAAGACTAAAAGTCACTCATGTCTCTGTACTGAAAGGTTttaatgagacacacacagacataactaACAACGCTATCGTTAGTGCAAAGTAACTCCAGTTCAAAGAGGCAAGGGTAACTTGATGTAATATTCGGGCCaaatacatgtcacacacacacacacacacacacacacacacacacacacacacacacacacacacacacacagagagagagagagagagagagatggggaggtggaggggtggtccAGACGAACATACAAAAGGGTCAAGCATTGTAAAAGATTTTTCAAGACCGATCTCAATGAGACAGCTTTGAAACAGCAACAGTGCTTAGCGTGGCGGTGGATGGACGTGGGTTCAAATTCCATCCATGGTAGAATTTTTTCTACACGTTGCTAGCTCCTACCCAGAGCCGAGAGTGTATGGGCACAAAATGGGAACACAAGGACTACACAGTCGCGGGTCATCCatttcacggatgtgtctttttGGAGGGTTGCACAAACATatgctgaccaacactgcagctGCCTGTATCTCTGTATTGTGAATTCCAATCCACTTCTATGCCATAGAGTGAGTTCATTCTAGTTTCAAGCGTCGGTAGGGGGTGTTTAAGGAGGGACTGACGTTATGGCTGTCTCTACCCCTTGTGCATATGTATcttgactaagctcgttgggttacgctgctggtcagacatctgctttgcagatgtggtgaagcgtatatggatttgtccgtacgctgtgacgcctccttgagtaattgaactgaactgaactgagctgagcttaactgaaatgaactgaactctACCCCCGGGGAGATGCTCACTCTGTTTGGCTCTGCATCTAAGCGATCATTGTCGTCAATAGGGGGTATAGTAAAATGGTGTCCTGTGCATgttgaaccagaacaggcactactgacaCATCGAAATGACTCAGTAGCACTGCAGGGTCTCCTGAGGTGTGTGACCTTCTGGTGGCCTAACATTAATAGTTCCATGTAAACTAAAGGGAGATGGGTCAATGGTACACGGACCTGAGTATGGCTGTATATGGGGGGAATGTGATGAGCGGCGAGGAGTAAGGCAACAGGCGCGGATGAtgcggaaaaaaaaaccaaaacacacacacacacacacacacacacacacacacacacacacacacacacacacacacacacacacacacacacacacacacacacacacacacacacacacaccaacaccaacaaaaaagacAAGTCTCAACTTTTCGGAGTCAACACTCCTACAAAATGCCATCAGAACGAAGTGAAAAATTGACATCCATGTTATTGTGCGTCAGGTCAAAAGTTAGACTCGGCACAATTTGAAGGATTGTCAACAGCTGTGGTTAACTTGTCCAATCAGTTTGCCGAAATCTTACATTTTCCTTTGAGGCACACAGAGTTCTCGTGCTCTTGTTTATAATTTGTGACATGTATAATGGTTTTACTAGGATTTATCCTGTAGTCATCtgagtttgggttttttgtggttttgttgttgttgttgttgttttggttttttgtttgtttatctattttaatAAACAGCTCTTTTCTACCACTGTTGCAGAAAAATTCAGAGCTGGAGCAAGAAAACTGCCAGCTTGCCAAGCAGCGGGATGAACTGATCCGCAAGTGTAAAGAATACCAGCGTGAGATCGAGCAGCACAAGCAGCAGGGTTGCATGGTCCCTCACTTCAACCCTCCCTTCAACCTGGACCATCTGCTGCAGCCCTCCAGCCCCCCTTCCCCAAGCTTCAGTGAGTCAGCACCAAGCACCAACTCCTGCCCAAGTCCTGCCCCCAGCATCAGCCCGGGTCCACCTGCAAGGTACCTCCCACCGTTTGCGCGATCTGATCCTCCTAAGCACCCACCATTTCAGGATGATGTGTCTTCAGGAAGCATCAACAACCATGCGTCAGTGCCACCTGCTGCACCTCAAGCAAAATCAAAAGCCACCCAGGATTCTCCCCATTATCTGAGAGTCCGAAATAAGGATGGTACCCATAAGATTCTCTGTCTGGACCATGATAATTACCTAAAAGTGATGCACAGGTTGAAAGCCCAGAGAGCAGCTGCTGCTAAGGTCACGGAGAGTGAGCCACATCAGCATCAGACCTCGCCAGTGGAATCTGCTGTTGATTATGACGCTCAGTCTCAAGAGACCTCTTTCAAGCAGGAACAGCCAGAAACGCAAAACAACATGAACAGTGGTAAAGCTCAGTCCCCGTTTCTTCCATCTGAAACGGGAGAACaagaaacaaaccccaaaccTGTGCAAAAGCTGGACACATGTGAAGATTTGCTTTCAATTCTGAGAACACATGTGAAAGACAATGGGAATGGATTCGAAATGACGCCAGTCAGTGAGGACGATGTGCAGATCAAACAGGAGGTACTGGACGCAGAATACGAGAAGAAAGGCTTCCAGAACCTTGATAAACAAGTTGGACTGACAGATATAAAACAGGAAGATACGACCACCGAGTCTTCAGAAACTTGGCCATCCACAGGACAGCAGATCAGAGCCAGCTTGGACACCCTGACAAACCAAGATGACCTGTCGTCTACCAATGCCCGCATTCAAAACATTGTCCAGTACCTGGAGAGAGCCGAGCACACGATGCACACCACTGGCACCAGCACAGTGAAGCAGCCCGGCCAGCCAGTCAGGCAGAACCTCACAACACAAACCCCATCTGCAAGACCAACTCAGATGGCTACTTTCGTCGTTTCATCAGCCTCAGTGGGCGCCCTCAACAAAATGAATGCAGAAGGAAGCCATGCATCTTCTCTTCCCCAGCAGAACGCCGGACAGAAAACCAACCAAAGTGTTGACCAGCGTCCCGACAGTGTTCAGGGCGCTTTGGAACAGCAGAAGGGTTTGCCAACCAGACCGCGGCCCAATGCAGGTGGCCTCGTGACCTCAGCCTCTATGGCTCCAGGCAGAAAGCAACAAGCCGCCTTCTCTGTTACACCACCCGGCACTGAAGTTACATCTTCCAGCAGCATGACACCAAGTGCTGGCTCCATGCAGATGAACCAAGGTACCGGCGATAACAAATTGAGGATGCAGTTGATGCCAGGGCAACAGCATCCACTCAATGTTCTTCAGCACGATTCGGCCATTCCCTATTCTCATCCTCCATCCAGCACCATTGATACATCAGCCATAGCTCCCCAGCACCTGCGAAATGCTACTTCCACTGGCAGCCTTATGTCAGAGAGCACCACTCAAATTGTAGAATATCTAAAGGCAAACAGCATCGAAACAATGGATTCATGAACCCTGAAGTGCGTTCGATGAAAATGGGAAGTACAAAACAAACAGGGACCATCTGAAAAATAACCAAAAACGTGGACAACCCGGAATAACATATACCAAAGACACTGCGAGTTATCTGTTCTCACATCAGTCCGGTGAAGGATTTTGAAACAGTAAAATCCAGATACAGTATTTCGTCAGCACTGCTTTCAGTTGATTCCTCTTAATGCGTGGTTTTCATAAGTACATATGCGTGAGCATGCACATACAAACCAAATTTTGtaaaccttttctttcttgtttttcagaagaagaagaaaagcattcATTAATCCTTGTAGGACTTGACCACTAATTTTATCTGAACAGTCAATATGTTAGACTTAGAATTGTGTAACTCCTGGCTTGATTCTTTACGAAAATAAACATTGTGTTGACAAGTTTAAATAAATAgcaaacagatagaaaaaaaaaaaaaaaaaaaaaacagacgcaAGCATGTTATACGAGTTCtggtaaatgtattcacaaaactgccccttcctatctctgtgactgcccttcacctctacactccatctcgctcactacgatcggcttcggatccactctgtttacgcatacccagactgttggccgccgttcattctctgtctctggaccttgcgattggaatgaaccctctctttcgcttcgtcaagtctccactctcagctctttcaagtctggctttaaaacccacctcttcccaaaatagcctcccttgcctgcccatccttgtctttagtttctacagtttttgagttatgcatgtgtgtgaatgactggtgcgaaagcgctttgatttgtctctgcacaagattcagcgctatataaataccattattattattaagcatcCTGTGAAGCACTTGACACAAACTGTGGCACTTTGTGTCCAATCAACTTCTTGAAAAACGCTGTTCACCAAATGCTGTGGAATAATTATGCTAACAGTTCTCTGCATATGAAATGTTTCTGTTTAAATCTGCCCCGTTTATTAAAGTCCTGCGATGTGGTAAAATAGGCTTTGGAACTGTTGTATATTTGAAATTCGTGAAGTGTCATATTCTTTTTGTGTCCATTGATCGTTTTTGTGGTTCTCAAGACAAAATTCAGTCGGATGCTATGTTGActatgtctctccatctctgtctctgtctctgtctctgcctctgtcacacacacacacacacacacacacacacacacacacacacacagagagagagagagagagagattcatttgcAAATAGTTCTTGTCGAAATCGTCGTCACCTTGAGAGCTTGTTAAATATCTGTTTTGACTGTTATCCGATTGACACACATTCagcacatttttttcttcagacTGAAAATTGTACATAAGGCTTAGTTACAGGTGAACATTTATTTAACTGGCAATGACTCACCATCCTACGAATGATTGAcggtgtgtccgcgcgcgcgcacgtgtgcatgtgtatatatagatttgtgcatgtgtgtgtgtgtgcggtggggtggggggaggggtcgcggggggtgggggggggggttagaaagagagagagagagatcttttattTCTCAATAAAAATCTAATTACACGCCCAAAGtgtgtctatggtgtgtgtgtgtgtgtgtgtgtgtgtgtgtgtaaatggtaaaaACAAGTTGTTTAAACTAAGTTGGCTCAAAAACCTGCGGAGCTGTAACATCATTTAACTTTTACTTTGCATTTActaaagaagaataagaaaaaaaattacggGGTAATCAGTATGAAAGAAATGGAGCAGTATCAAGGTGCTCGTTGTTGAATTGTACCTGCATCATTTTGATATTGGACCACAGTGACAGATGCTGAGAAGGTGCGAGagttgtatgatttttttttaacagtcctGGATATGCAGTTTTTCCCATTGAAACTTGAATAACTGAATATTCACGTAAAATATAAAATGAATAGAGGATCGTGTTTTCCCCATAAAAGTGTGACAAAAAGTGTTATAAATGGATGCTTGTACCTAACCACTGATGCTATGGAAttttataataacaacaacaacaacaacaaagaaatagtaacagtggattttttttttaccttacattacaaaacaaataataaaacgcATATAAAATGCCACCCACCAACCCCTAGCTCAAACAGAATCGGTCATATCACAGAATAACAGAAGATGGCATAATCCACATGTAAATATAACTTACCTGATTCGTTTAAACAATGCTGTTGAGCGGTTACAAAATGAACTAATGATTGTCTTCCCCAAATAAAAGCCACAgtgagtcagtttcagtttccaaggAGACGTCaatgctttcggacaaatccatattcgctacaccacacgGCGaggctgtgattcgaacccagactctcgcgtcttaaccgttctgacACCCTCTTCCTGTCACAGCCCTGATGTCACCAACACCATAGGAGGAGAGCTGGCGTCACCAACATCAGAGGCAGAGACCTGATGTCACTAGCAACAGATGGGAGAGACCTGGCGTCACCAACATCAGAGGCAGAGACCTGATGTCACTAGcaacagaggggagagacctGGTGTCACCAACATCAGAGGGGAGAGACTTGACGTCACCAACATCAGAGGCAGAGACCTGATGTCACAAAcaacagaggggagagacctGACGTCACCAACATCAGAGGCAGAGACCTGATGTCACAaacaacagaggagagagacctGACGTCACCAACATCAGAGTGGAGAGACCTGACGTCACCAACATCAGAGGcagagacctgatgtcaccaacatcAGAGGGGAGAGACCTGACGTCACCAACATCAGAtgggggagacctgatgtcaaCATACCAGAggggggagacctgatgtcaaCATACCAGAGGGGGGAGACCTGACGTCACTTGCGGCATTGAAAGGGGGAGGCCTGatggttttttgttcgttttttttccttgtttctttttcttctttttttcttttctttttttaaacattttttaaatttccaTTTTCGATAACACATAGACAttttacataaatacatataacaagaatggagggaaaaagaaagaaacacgaagAAAGTAAACAAAGATGAAAGTAAAACGGCATaatgacatacatatacagtattctaaaataaaataaaataaaataaaataaaataaaaaataaaataaaaacttttaaTAAGTGAATATATCATTTTATCAAGTCATCGAAGATAAGAACAAGATATTCAGTTCACCCAGATTTTATTTTTGCATATATCATAACGTACGCACTTTCTTAACCATCTCCCCCAGTTAAGCTGTATTTCAATTTTGCACATGTCTAACAATGAATTTCCACACATGAGAAAAAATTTCAATTTCAACCATTATTTTACGTAAAACATCTTAAGAGTTACACATTATAATATGAATAACTTTTACTGTTAATGAATATGGTGTTACATATTGTTTCCAATCAAAAGTAAGTATAGAAAACAATTCATTTAGAAGCTGTATGTTTCACGTCGATCATAGCCCTATATTCCAATTTTTGTATCTTGAGACATGATCATTCTCAAATGAGTGAATATTTGGAAGGCAATATAtttaaccatatatatatatatatatatatattccccaagAGGACTAGTAAATCAAGAACTGAATCTGTACTCGTAGCATCATGGAAACCAAACATTATCATATATTCGTTGAATTTCAAATTCGCGCGAACtccacattttgttttttgtcattcttCCAGGCATAAATTATTCGAAACGTTAGAGTGACAGCATCGCCTGAATATAATAAGTTCAACACTGCCTTTAACTCCTAAACAAAAGTCACAATTAACATTGTTTACATTCCAGTTTCTTTTCAAACTACATTTGTTCCAAAGATTCTATGATATGCGACATTGTAGCCActtcagttttatttattttattttatgaagtTTGTTATTAACCTTTTACCAAATCATATTTGTTCCTAGATTCTCAGACCACTGGTACCAATTTTTCTGGAGAAATACTATCATTAAATGTCCGGCAAAACATCATAGTATCGCCGTGATTCTTTTAGTATTGGGTGTATTATTTCCAATGTCCCGAGTATATCATGTGTATTCCGGCTTGTTGGCACATCAAGATttacgtgttgtttgtttgtggttggtttgttttgtttattttttgttgttgttgttgttgttgtttttgttttgtttttttgtttttttttgtgtttttttgtttgtttgtttgtttgtttggggtttttttattgcTCTAAAGCAATCGTTATATTATAGGTTAAAAAATGAACATCTATTTcacattttcttcagaatttatTTTGTGTGAGACACTTCCATTATTGTTTCTGAAATGTCAAACACAATATTCCCCCTTTTCAAGCCAGTTTCCGTAATTTATAGTACTATTCCCATCATAGAAAAATAGAAAACTGGTTCTCAATGAATGTGTGCTTTCTAAATTAGTCATTGTTACTTTTACCCAATGCATAAATGGTTCCAAGTTTTTCTATTTCATTGAAAAATGGGAACATTTCAGCTGCGTTtaagttggttttgttttttttccttttgcattTATGTTTTGTGATTTTAAACTTTCTTACCAAGTAAATTTTAATGCCTCAGTGTATTTTCATTTACCTGGTATGTTTAAACCTCCTttaacacttttgttgttgtctttcttcttcctatttttGTCTCGTTTGCCATtctaaacaaagagaaaaagcaTTCTTTCTGACTTATTTTGAaatcacctttaaaaaaaatgtggaaGTAAGATCCATTTGTGGATCTTAGTGCTTTTTGAGTTATTTTGATTTCGCTGGTTTTGGGATACACATAATACACACTATGGTTCCTTATCTCTGAATGGCCGAACGTTTTCCATCTTTGGAGGCCTGACGTCACTTGCGGCCGAAGAGGcggggagacctgatgtcacctgcaacaagaaaagaagatagagagATAACAATTCACATTACTTTCATAAATGAGAGAATGAACGACTGTAGTCAGAGAAGATCTTAGCGCACATGTTGACACACGTAAATTGTTTTCTTCGTCTGTGGttacattacccccacccccacattatCTTAATGTTCtcatctctttctgtttttacaaattgtggtgtatgtgtgtgcatgtgcgcactcatgcgggtgtgtatacatgtgtgtgtgtgtgtgtgtgtgtgtgtgtgtgtgtgtgagggggggggttgtttgtaggagagagagagagagagatggggtgagaaaTCGCTTAAGTGTATAAAATACCAGAATGTTCTTGTGCCTCAACACTGAAAAACATCATCATCGTGGCCAACACCTGGAGCAGGTGCTGTGTCCTACACGTAGAGAGGCGGTCCCTGGAAGTAGCCATCACCACAACAAGTATTGACGCTGGTTTTCAGCCCAAAAATGGGCCACTTCAAATCTGTGCTTGTTGCGACAATTTCTATTTCTCATGGCATAGTGGTGTGATTTGAGATCGCATTTAACTACTCGTCCCACCATTGAACAGCATTTGTGACTTCCAGGATCCTGTCGTAGATCACCACTGACGACATTGCTGATTGAATCTGCTCACAACATTTCTGTCTGACATTTTCCTTTCATCTTCAGGAAACTGTCAACTGCTAAATAGTTCTTATTTCTTAAGGTATCTAGTAGTTGTTTGGCCAGGCATGTTGCAATGCTCCTGGAAAAGCGAGATCCATATGGATTCGTTTTGGTGATACGAAATGTTTGAGGATATGCGTCGGTGATAGAGATGAACCTGTCGGGTGCACTGTGGACCGTACTGGCCTCTTTGGATCAAATGAAATGTGGAGAATGTTCCAAGGACAGCCTTGGCGGGACTGGTGGCGGCGTCCGAGTCTCTGATGATTTGTGTGGACTTTTCGGCTGcttgtgaaggagaaggaggttcGTCAAATGGCATTGGTGGCCAGACCAGTGCGATGTGCCTGTGACATTACCGACATCTGTCAGTTTGGAATGCGTTTAAGAAGCAACTATTCCAGAGTCTGTGCTTGAAACTGTACAGGGTGGGGAGACAGGAAGAAGGGGTATGTTGGTAGGGCAGAATCTCCTCGAACCACAAGCAAGGCCTTTCTGTGTATAATTTTGAAACACCTAATTGGTTGTAAACACACGATGTGTATACAGTGTTTCAAACAGACACCTCTGATTGGTCACAAGAAGATGACCAATGGCAGggatgcagcacacacacacacacacacacacactgtgctctgATTCTCACGCACACTTCAgcagggaaagggtgaggggagaAATGAAAGGGATGGATGAGGAGACCTGCTAGGTCCTAACCCACCTTCATGTGCACAAGTCAAAGATCCCGCGATCCAAATCAGAGTTTGGTGAATTATGTAAACACAGAAATACCATGCATGCGCTAACTCTGCATAACAGGAATCACCTGCAAGTTGATGCTGGTTGTATATAGTGGAAAGAATATGGCAAGTCCATCACATGGACTCAAATAAACAGATATGACCCTGACAGATTTCAGAGAAAGGTATACTAATGCAGATAGACAGATGCAggtaagatagatagatgtaaCAGACAGATGTGACCAAAAGCAAACAACTGCAAAAATGTTTGGGAAGGCAGACGGTTGGAAGGAAAGTAACACAGGATGTTAGGTtacacatgtcactgaaaattGTTACATTTCTTGCCCTTGTCTAATGACCTGATCACTAACTTCAGTGCCAGTCTGAGAAGACTATCATCATTCACTGAGAAGAATAaagctgacaatttttttttatattattattcatatttaaTTTTCAAAGCACAAAAACATTACAAGATGTTTACAAGCATATGAACAACAGAAACATCAACACAAGTACATATAAACATTAATCAAAACATGCAGCAGTGCAGACTACAAAGTGTTGACATGGGAAGGATAGGTACATAAAAAATACATTATATTGCCTGTCATGATAAGGAAGCAGCTGTTTGTAATAATTCAACACCAGCTAGCTTTAGATGCATAGTTTAATTCAAAGAATATCAGTTTCTAAAAAGAAGCAATGGTTTGTAATAATCAAATTCAAaaccatttctttttttgtgtgaattaTAACACTGATTTGTAGAGTTCAATTATAATTGTGCTATTCTGTTCATTTTGAAATCTTGATAACTTGACACATACTTTTCAATCTTACATTTATAGACAATTCTGCATTGATTACATGAAAGTCTAAATTGTAATCTGCCGCTTAACACATAACATCATGATTACTCTTCTTATTATAGATTTCctacagattttaaaaaaaaaatcattgcattCAACTGTTGATTTTCTACATAGTTTCTCTAGAATGATATGAAATGATTTCATTTGGTAAGTGTCATTAaataacag from Babylonia areolata isolate BAREFJ2019XMU chromosome 1, ASM4173473v1, whole genome shotgun sequence includes these protein-coding regions:
- the LOC143285424 gene encoding uncharacterized protein LOC143285424, whose amino-acid sequence is MVVREQHGDGSGQASVHSQMTSTMMMSTARNEDEEDSGSSMDIPTGGQRKRNADVEPDDERELKRQKNREAAKRCRDKKQKQTEDLKHKNSELEQENCQLAKQRDELIRKCKEYQREIEQHKQQGCMVPHFNPPFNLDHLLQPSSPPSPSFSESAPSTNSCPSPAPSISPGPPARYLPPFARSDPPKHPPFQDDVSSGSINNHASVPPAAPQAKSKATQDSPHYLRVRNKDGTHKILCLDHDNYLKVMHRLKAQRAAAAKVTESEPHQHQTSPVESAVDYDAQSQETSFKQEQPETQNNMNSGKAQSPFLPSETGEQETNPKPVQKLDTCEDLLSILRTHVKDNGNGFEMTPVSEDDVQIKQEVLDAEYEKKGFQNLDKQVGLTDIKQEDTTTESSETWPSTGQQIRASLDTLTNQDDLSSTNARIQNIVQYLERAEHTMHTTGTSTVKQPGQPVRQNLTTQTPSARPTQMATFVVSSASVGALNKMNAEGSHASSLPQQNAGQKTNQSVDQRPDSVQGALEQQKGLPTRPRPNAGGLVTSASMAPGRKQQAAFSVTPPGTEVTSSSSMTPSAGSMQMNQGTGDNKLRMQLMPGQQHPLNVLQHDSAIPYSHPPSSTIDTSAIAPQHLRNATSTGSLMSESTTQIVEYLKANSIETMDS